A genome region from Marasmius oreades isolate 03SP1 chromosome 5, whole genome shotgun sequence includes the following:
- a CDS encoding uncharacterized protein (BUSCO:EOG09262LI4), which produces MPSTPGTHRLLEWTMVVLHRLASNVRICVKSTRRFTTTRLNSKIYAQRARETRPGTMKVAVEGCCHGELDNIYKHIEMLEKKNQYNVDLLLICGDFQAVRNHQDLQCMAVPDKYKHLQTFHKYYTGEKKAPVLTVIIGGNHEASNYMWELYHGGWLAPNIYFLGHAGSVLFGGLRISGASGIFKDYNFPSGYFERMPYDRSAVRSIYHIREFNVRKLSLLPSPNIFLSHDWPAGIDQYGDFRALLRRKPHFREEIERGSLGSPPLMGLLHTLQPEWWFAAHMHCRFDATVVHPNVEDALSVSANPDEISIEEDFEYAAGSPSAAQPRVASNPDEIALEDEEEAVVPVPAAKSPPAVTRFIALDKCLPRRDFLEVR; this is translated from the exons ATGCCCTCCACTCCGGGTACGCACAGACTACTGGAGTGGACCATGGTCGTGTTGCACAGATTAGCATCGAACGTGAGAATTTGCGTAAAGTCAACGCGACgtttcaccaccaccaggcTCAACTCGAAAATATACGCACAACGTGCAAGGGAAACGAGACCAGGAACCATGAAA GTAGCCGTGGAAGGATGCTGTCACGGTGAATTAGACAATATTTACAAGCACATAGAAATGCTCGAAAAGAAGAACCAATACAACGTCGACCTCCTTCTAATATGTGGAGACTTCCAAGCAGTCCGTAATCACCAGGACTTACAGTGTATGGCGGTTCCAGACAAATACAAGCACCTCCAAACCTTTCATAA ATATTACACAGGAGAGAAAAAGGCACCTGTGCTAACGGTTATCATCGGAGGGAATCATGAAGCGTCAAACTATATGTGGGAGTT GTATCATGGAGGCTGGTTAGCTCCTAATATCTACTTTCTCGGTCATGCTGGAAGCGTGCTTTTCGGTGGTCTTCGTATCAGCGGTGCATCGGGCATTTTCAAGGACTACAATTTTCCGTCAG GTTACTTTGAAAGGATGCCTTACGACCGCAGCGCCGTTCGGAGCATCTACCACATTCGGGAATTCAACGTTCGTAAACTTTCTCTG TTACCCAGCCCGAACATATTCTTATCTCATGACTGGCCAGCCGGTATCGATCAGTATGGAGACTTCCGTGCATTATTACGACGAAAACCACActttagagaagaaatagaaaGGGGGAGTTTAGGCTCACCACCTCTCATGGGGTTGCTTCATACCCTTCAACCGGAGTGGTGGTTCGCTGCGCACATGCATTGTCGGTTTGATGCAACCGTGGTTCACCCAAATGTAGAAGATGCACTTTCCGTGAGCGCGAACCCTGACGAAATATCTATCGAAGAGGACTTCGAGTATGCGGCCGGTAGCCCATCGGCGGCTCAACCCCGGGTTGCGAGCAATCCTGATGAGATTGCActggaagacgaagaagaggccgTTGTTCCTGTCCCAGCTGCAAAATCTCCGCCCGCTGTGACTCGGTTCATTGCGTTGGACAAGTGTCTCCCCAGGCGTGACTTCCTTGAAGTACGCTAA
- a CDS encoding uncharacterized protein (BUSCO:EOG09260J8F; MEROPS:MER0000364), producing MRFLLWLLPLLSSSAIHAGRDYDSYTYYVFEYAKESTEGIRVPLKDIHRAFGVEIVEQVGALQDHWLVRRKKSSEEKVSRHTQEHEDSVLARFRELLSLKAPDNIGSRSNGVSTNFTAMLKSISFQTPRQRVKRASPPIPTPSKALGVAEQLGIEDPLFPEQWHLVNDEFSEHMMNVTGVWGMGYKGEGVISSLIDDGLDYTSSDLADNFDAANSYDFNDDVALPTPKLFDDTHGTRCAGQIAAVKNGVCGVGIAYESRVAGVRILSGPISDADEAIALNYGYQNVSIYSCSWGPPDDGRTMEGPDRIIRKAMLEGINNGRGGKGSVFVFASGNGAASGDQCNFDGYTNSIWSVTVSAVDYKGLHPYYSESCAANMAVAYSSGSGKSIVTTDKGKSKCTYYHGGTSAAAPNAVGVFALALQARPDLTWRDIQYLCVETARQEFLADAEWETTAIGRKYSYKYGYGALDGYRFVTAALEWQLVKPQSWLQTSNSQLADGVMTEDGNFTGGAFIPMDGVTSTIAIGKGDLLRHNLEKIEHINVKVWIGHARRGEVEVEVVSPNGIKSILAGARKGDIASTGFPGWTFMSVKHWGEDPVGNWTIRVWDAVNEQHNGTFLGWNMLLWGPAIDPSRAKKYELPLDDFVFPPHDDLALPPLPSASVTRLYVKPTSFLGSENSTNSPPYGSSWFPGLGKLVACQRWVFAGIGLFAVLGITVTIVVWRRQVSVRGQPEFDSDDGFSMRSFDGDQETTLRGVDDTIRNDDAEVGQPLLRTPSTDDDLGDYREEAHTKLTGHHEPGGGEGSTGNGDGSRVYTSG from the exons ATGCGATTTCTCCTTTGGTTGCTACCGCTGTTGTCGAGCTCGGCTATCCATGCAGGACGAGATTATGACAGCTACACCTATTATGTGTTCGAGTATGCTAAAGAGTCCACCGAAGGGATCCGTGTGCCCTTAAAAGACATCCATCGAGCGTTCGGAGTCGAAATCGTAGAACAAGTGGGAGCATTGCAGGACCATTGGCTCGTCAGGAGGAAGAAATCCTCCGAAGAGAAAGTTAGCAGACACACACAGGAACACGAAGATTCCGTTTTGGCTCGCTTTAGAGAACTTCTTTCTTTGAAGGCGCCGGACAATATTGGGTCTCGTTCAAATGGCGTTTCCACAAACTTCACTGCCATGCTCAAGTCCATTTCTTTCCAGACTCCACGACAGCGGGTCAAACGTGCATCTCCGCCGATTCCGACTCCTTCAAAAGCTTTAGGCGTTGCTGAACAATTGGGAATTGAGGACCCTTTGTTTCCCGAACAGTGGCATCTGGTTAATGATGAATTCTCTGAACATATGATGAATGTAACAGGTGTTTGGGGAATGGGGTACAAAGGAGAGGGTGTCATTTCATCTTTGATAGATGATGGGTTGGATTACACCAGTAGCGACTTAGCGGACAATTTC GACGCCGCCAACTCTTACGATTTTAACGACGACGTCGCTTTGCCCACACCAAAACTATTCGATGATACACATGGGACGCGTTGTGCAGGGCAAATCGCTGCCGTGAAAAATGGTGTTTGCGGAGTTGGAATAGCTTACGAGTCTCGAGTGGCTGGTGTTCGTATTCTGTCGGGACCGATATCTGATGCAGACGAGGCCATTGCGTTGAATTATGGATATCAGAACGTTTCTATCTACAGCTGCAGTTGGGGTCCACCCGATGACGGGAGAACCATGGAGGGTCCCGATCGTATCATTAGGAAAGCTATGCTCGAGGGTATCAATAACGGTCGAGGGGGCAAAGGGTCTGTCTTCGTGTTTGCCAGCGGTAATGGTGCCGCCAGTGGAGATCAGTGCAATTTTGATGGTTACACGAACAGTATCTGGTCCGTCACAGTGTCCGCCGTGGACTACAAGGGCTTACACCCATATTATTCTGAATCTTGTGCGGCAAATATGGCCGTTGCGTACAGCTCAGGTAGCGGGAAAAGTATT GTCACAACTGACAAAGGTAAAAGTAAATGTACATATTATCATGGTGGTACATCTGCTGCGGCACCTAATGCAGTCGGAGTATTCGCACTCGCCCTCCAAGCAAG ACCAGATCTAACATGGCGCGACATTCAATACTTGTGCGTCGAGACTGCCCGCCAAGAGTTCCTGGCCGATGCAGAATGGGAAACTACAGCCATTGGACGAAAGTACAGTTACAAATATGGATATGGGGCTTTGGACGGATACAGATTTGTTACAGCAGCCCTCGAATGGCAACTCGTCAAGCCTCAATCATGGCTCCAAACATCAAATTCACAGTTGGCGGATGGGGTGATGACGGAGGACGGCAATTTTACTGGAGGTGCATTTATCCCTATGGATGGAGTGACAAGTACGATTGCGATCGGTAAAGGTGATCTCTTAAGGCATAACCTTGAAAAAATAGAGCATATCAATGTGAAGGTTTGGATAGGACATGCAAGAAGGGGAGAGGTGGAAGTAGAGGTCGTAAGCCCGAATGGTATCAAGAGTATACTCGCCGGAGCGAGGAAAGGAGATATTGCTAGTACTGGTTTCCCGGGATGGACTTTTATGTCTGTGAAACACTG GGGAGAGGATCCCGTCGGAAATTGGACCATACGGGTTTGGGATGCAGTCAACGAACAGCATAATGGAACCTTTTTGGGTTGGAATATGTTACTTTGGGGACCAGCTATAGATCCATCTCGAGCCAAGAAATACGAACTTCCTTTAGATGACTTTGTATTTCCACCCCACGATGATTTAGCGCTTCCGCCTCTTCCCTCAGCGAGCGTTACGCGCCTCTACGTCAAGCCAACTTCGTTCCTTGGAAGTGAAAATAGCACGAACTCTCCACCATACGGTTCAAGCTGGTTCCCTGGCCTCGGTAAGCTCGTAGCTTGTCAGAGATGGGTTTTTGCTGGGATTGGCTTGTTCGCAGTTCTTGGGATTACCGTAACCATAGTTGTCTGGAGACGGCAAGTTTCAGTACGGGGGCAGCCTGAGTTCGATAGCGATGATGGTTTCTCTATGAGATCTTTCGACGGTGACCAGGAAACGACGCTGCGAGGAGTTGATGATACCATTCGGAACGACGATGCTGAGGTTGGCCAACCTCTGTTGAGGACTCCTTCAACGGACGATGACTTGGGGGATTACCGGGAAGAAGCTCACACAAAGCTCACAGGGCATCATGAACCTGGTGGCGGAGAGGGAAGTACGGGCAATGGAGATGGAAGTCGGGTCTATACTTCCGGATGA
- a CDS encoding uncharacterized protein (BUSCO:EOG09262LI4) has translation MPSTPGTHRLLEWTMVVLHRLASNVRICVKSTRRFTTTRLNSKIYAQRARETRPGTMKVAVEGCCHGELDNIYKHIEMLEKKNQYNVDLLLICGDFQAVRNHQDLQCMAVPDKYKHLQTFHKYYTGEKKAPVLTVIIGGNHEASNYMWELYHGGWLAPNIYFLGHAGSVLFGGLRISGASGIFKDYNFPSGYFERMPYDRSAVRSIYHIREFNVRKLSLLPSPNIFLSHDWPAGIDQYGDFRALLRRKPHFREEIERGSLGSPPLMGLLHTLQPEWWFAAHMHCRFDATVVHPNVEDALSVSANPDEISIEEDFEYAAGSPSAAQPRVASNPDEIALEDEEEAVVPVPAAKSPPAVTRFIALDKCLPRRDFLEVVNISTNSQRSAELCFDPEWLAITRAFHPWFSLTKSQKPFPAEHQARKMITKEREWVQTNLLKGGTDTIPISSTQQFVRTAPPPGSEGSQKFKQPRPVSNPQTKAYCQMLQIANMINQ, from the exons ATGCCCTCCACTCCGGGTACGCACAGACTACTGGAGTGGACCATGGTCGTGTTGCACAGATTAGCATCGAACGTGAGAATTTGCGTAAAGTCAACGCGACgtttcaccaccaccaggcTCAACTCGAAAATATACGCACAACGTGCAAGGGAAACGAGACCAGGAACCATGAAA GTAGCCGTGGAAGGATGCTGTCACGGTGAATTAGACAATATTTACAAGCACATAGAAATGCTCGAAAAGAAGAACCAATACAACGTCGACCTCCTTCTAATATGTGGAGACTTCCAAGCAGTCCGTAATCACCAGGACTTACAGTGTATGGCGGTTCCAGACAAATACAAGCACCTCCAAACCTTTCATAA ATATTACACAGGAGAGAAAAAGGCACCTGTGCTAACGGTTATCATCGGAGGGAATCATGAAGCGTCAAACTATATGTGGGAGTT GTATCATGGAGGCTGGTTAGCTCCTAATATCTACTTTCTCGGTCATGCTGGAAGCGTGCTTTTCGGTGGTCTTCGTATCAGCGGTGCATCGGGCATTTTCAAGGACTACAATTTTCCGTCAG GTTACTTTGAAAGGATGCCTTACGACCGCAGCGCCGTTCGGAGCATCTACCACATTCGGGAATTCAACGTTCGTAAACTTTCTCTG TTACCCAGCCCGAACATATTCTTATCTCATGACTGGCCAGCCGGTATCGATCAGTATGGAGACTTCCGTGCATTATTACGACGAAAACCACActttagagaagaaatagaaaGGGGGAGTTTAGGCTCACCACCTCTCATGGGGTTGCTTCATACCCTTCAACCGGAGTGGTGGTTCGCTGCGCACATGCATTGTCGGTTTGATGCAACCGTGGTTCACCCAAATGTAGAAGATGCACTTTCCGTGAGCGCGAACCCTGACGAAATATCTATCGAAGAGGACTTCGAGTATGCGGCCGGTAGCCCATCGGCGGCTCAACCCCGGGTTGCGAGCAATCCTGATGAGATTGCActggaagacgaagaagaggccgTTGTTCCTGTCCCAGCTGCAAAATCTCCGCCCGCTGTGACTCGGTTCATTGCGTTGGACAAGTGTCTCCCCAGGCGTGACTTCCTTGAA GTCGTAAACATATCGACAAATTCCCAGCGTTCTGCGGAGCTATGCTTTGATCCAGAATGGCTTGCAATTACTCGCGCGTTTCATCCTTGGTTCTCCCTCACAAAGTCTCAGAAACCATTCCCTGCGGAACACCAAGCCCGGAAAATGATTACCAAGGAACGTGAATGGGTTCAGACGAACCTTCTTAAAGGTGGCACCGACACCATACCTATCTCCAGTACTCAGCAATTCGTCAGAactgcaccaccaccaggtTCTGAAGGTTCTCAAAAGTTCAAACAAC CACGGCCTGTTTCCAATCCCCAGACCAAGGCGTATTGTCAGATGTTGCAAATTGCGAATATGATCAATCAGTAG
- a CDS encoding DNA replication licensing factor MCM7, translating into MSTPVFHLDIDYEVEKEKISNFLSNFKSTEKDLNTTFSNITIEDEGDQEHMERLSLKYMYYLQQIANRDQQMLVVDLEDIHAHEGTVSELVERIQHNARRYVSLFSEVVDKLMPVPTKDISDQDEVIDVLLHQRRERNARIDGAQNGFPDHLLRRYYVYFKPLQSDVAMAVREVRGSHLGRLLTVRGIVTRVSEVKPLLQVNAYTCDICGAETFEDISNKTFMPITDCQNLEQCKKNNIRGTLHMQTRACRFSPFQEVKIQEMADQVPVGHIPRSMTVHVHGSLTRQMNPGDIVHLGGIFLPIPYTGFQAIRAGLLTDTYLEAHHIHQVKKQYSELTLTPEMDLIIEQLRRDGTIYIKLAQSIAPEIYGHEDVKKALLLLLVGGVTKVTADGLRIRGDINICLMGDPGVAKSQLLKYISKIAPRGVYTTGKGSSGVGLTAAVMRDPVTDEMVLEGGALVLADNGICCIDEFDKMEEMDRTAIHEVMEQQTISISKAGISTTLNARTSVLAAANPLYGRYNLKASPVENINLPAALLSRFDLLFLILDKPSRDDDERLAQHVTHVHMHNRHPDLGIDVVEPNIMRHYIAKARTIRPNVSPEVSGYIVDSYVKLRKKSKLDQEENSSHTYTSARTLLGILRLAQALARLRFSVAVEHPDVDEALRLMDCSKESLHEDGDMEHEPDRSYKSKIIRIIKGMAGAGRPKRTRAKRLGKGPGGERDMDVDDSDEEEDGELSMIDVRARVTKGGFSEAQMNETILEYEDMGVLVRVANGSKLRFIDGLEDF; encoded by the exons atgtcgACTCCCGTTTTTCATTTAGACATTGACTATGAAGTAGAAAAAG AAAAAATAAGCAATTTTCtttcgaatttcaagtcaACAGAAAAGGACCTAAACACCACTTTCTCCAACATCACCATCGAAGATGAAGGCGACCAAGAACATATGGAAAGACTATCTCTCAAGTATATGTATTATTTG CAACAAATAGCCAATCGAGATCAACAAATGCTAGTAGTGGACCTGGAGGACATTCACGCT CATGAAGGAACCGTCTCTGAACTCGTGGAACGAATTCAACACAATGCGCGTCGCTATGTCAGCCTTTTCAGCGAAGTGGTCGACAAGCTCATGCCTGTACCCACGAAAGATATCAGCGACCAAGACGAAGTCATTGACGTTCTTCTACATCAACGTCGAGAAAGGAATGCCCGAATTGATGGAGCGCAGAATGGGTTTCCGGATCACCTGCTCAGACGATA TTACGTGTATTTTAAGCCACTCCAAAGTGATGTCGCTATGGCTGTGCGTGAAGTGAGAGGATCCCATCTTGGTCGTCTGTTGACTGTTCGAGGAATCGTCACGCGAGTATCCGAAGTCAAGCCTCTTCTACAAGTTAACGCGTATACTTGCGACATATGCGGTGCAGAGACGTTTGAGGATATATCTAATAAGACGTTCATGCCAATCACCGACTGCCAGAACTTGGAGCAATGCAAAAAGAACAACATTAGAGGCACACTCCACATGCAAACACGAGCTTGTCGTTTTAGTCCGTTTCAGGAAGTCAAGATTCAGGAGATG GCTGATCAAGTACCAGTGGGCCACATTCCTCGTTCAATGACTGTACATGTCCATGGAAGTTTGACGCGTCAAATGAACCCAGGCGATATCGTCCACCTCGGAGGCATTTTTCTTCCCATACCTTACACCGGATTCCAGGCCATCCGCGCAGGACTCTTAACCGACACTTACCTCGAAGCTCACCACATTCACCAAGTAAAGAAACAGTACAGCGAGCTCACTCTCACCCCGGAAATGGACCTCATTATCGAACAATTGAGACGTGACGGCACCATCTATATAAAGCTTGCACAGAGTATTGCACCAGAAATTTATGGACACGAAGATGTCAAGAAGGCGCTACTTTTGTTACTAGTGGGAGGAGTCACCAAGGTCACCGCGGATGGGCTTAGAATCAGAGGAGACATAAACATTTGTTTGATGGGTGATCCTGGTGTTGCAAAGTCGCAGCTTCTAAAATATATATCCAAGATTGCACCTCGTGGAGTCTACACCACAGGAAAGGGTTCGTCTGGGGTAGGTTTGACGGCTGCCGTCATGAGAGATCCGGTCACGGATGAGATGGTGCTCG AGGGCGGTGCTCTGGTGCTCGCCGACAACGGAATCTGTTGCATTGATGAGTTTGACAAAATGGAAGAGATGGATAGAACAGCCATTCATGAAGTTATGGAACAACAAACGATATCTATTTCAAAAGCAGGTATTAGCACGACACTCAATGCACGGACGTCTGTACTTGCTGCAGCCAACCCACTTTACGGCCGATACAACCTCAAAGCGTCCCCAGTGGAGAATATTAACCTTCCGGCGGCTCTTTTGTCTCGTTTTGaccttcttttcctcatcctTGACAAACCCTCtcgagatgatgatgagcgTCTGGCACAACATGTCACTCATGTTCACATGCACAACAGACACCCCGATCTGGGCATTGACGTCGTTGAACCCAATATCATGAG GCACTATATCGCAAAAGCTCGGACTATACGACCAAATGTTTCCCCCGAAGTCTCCGGTTACATCGTGGACTCCTATGTCAAGCTGCGAAAAAAGTCCAAGTTGGACCAAGAAGAGAATAGTTCTCACACTTACACCTCTGCCCGTACCCTACTCGGGATTTTACGTCTCGCCCAAGCACTTGCACGGTTACGGTTCTCTGTTGCTGTTGAGCATCCCGATGTCGACGAAGCGTTGAGGTTAATGGATTGTAGTAAAGAGAGTTTGCATGAGGATGGGGACATGGAACACGAGCCTGATCGGTCGTATAAGAGTAAAATTATTAGGATTATCAAGGGTATGGCCGGTGCAGGTAGGCCTAAGCGAACGAGGGCTAAACGGCTTGGGAAGGGGCCAGGTGGGGAAAGGGAtatggatgtcgatgattcggatgaagaggaggatggaGAGCTTTCGATGATTGATGTTCGGGCGAGGGTGACAAAAGGAGGGTTTAGTGAGGCGCAGATGAATGAGACTATCTTAGAG TATGAGGATATGGGTGTCCTCGTGCGTGTCGCCAATGGTTCTAAGCTTCGGTTTATCGACGGTTTGGAAGATTTTTGA
- a CDS encoding uncharacterized protein (BUSCO:EOG09260J8F; MEROPS:MER0000364) — MRCLPLSLLITLLTSISPVLSLKYPHSYHTHNYYVLEHNPAGPASLAEVTNTLGVEVVDKVGELANHWLVRTENQLVSRTETPGDHVMEKYKTLRARASSTHLLIRSSEESLAKRFDSSVQYLSRQELRQRVKRAPPPITSDASGSVAERMGIQDPLFSEQWHLVNNEQPEHMMNVTAVWDSGITGKGVITSFVDDGLDYTNIDLKENFDAVNSHDFNDHTDLPTPKLFDDHHGTRCAGQVAAGKNTACGIGIAYESKVAGVRILSGPISDVDEAAALNFGFQNVSIYSCSWGPPDNGQAMEGPSQLIKKAVLNGINNGRGGKGSIFVFASGNGAARGDQCNFDGYTNSIYSVTISAVDYKGLHPYYSEACAANMVVAYSSGSGKHIVTSDRGENACARNHGGTSAAAPNAAGVIALAMEVRPDLTWRDIQHLCVRTARMINHNDPDWEKTAQGRLYSYKYGFGALDAGLFVPTAKEWKNVKPQVWLKTPTVVLGNGKMTEEQQYSGGVFITQLKNPQGEGERSDPNAGVKSTITITQEMLDAANFEKLEHIQVKVWISHARRGDVEVEIVSPAGVKSVLGGRRPDDADGSGYPGWTFMSVKHWDENPAGNWTIHVTDQNIPGRNGTFLGWNMMFWGSALDPAKSVLYELPEEDTIFPPHDDPPLVVGGASTTRFPTKPTAHLPGDHGQAEGENTKPAFPNDAAAPTSTPTADEGWFPDMNKLGNSQKWFFGGIAVVAVFGIGVGLFFWRRRTMNQKRKQQYESLAGEEIVGMSSMGNSGVTGRDHATGGRAGRGRGTTRELYDAFGEVSDDDDDADEATRLQPDRTTGVASSGLGFHSGFLDDEDEPSSRGGYRDEPGPELGIRQEH, encoded by the exons ATGCGCTGCCTTCCTCTTTCCCTCCTTATAACTCTCCTAACTTCAATTTCACCAGTCCTATCGTTGAAATATCCACATTCATATCATACACACAACTACTATGTGCTAGAACACAATCCAGCAGGTCCCGCATCCCTGGCGGAGGTCACCAATACCCTCGGAGTGGAAGTCGTCGACAAGGTCGGCGAGCTCGCCAACCACTGGCTAGTTAGGACAGAAAATCAACTCGTGTCACGAACGGAAACACCGGGTGATCATGTTATGGAAAAGTACAAAACACTGCGAGCACGAGCCTCATCGACACATCTATTAATTCGTTCAAGTGAGGAGAGTCTAGCTAAACGATTCGACTCCTCCGTCCAATATCTCTCTCGACAAGAGCTGCGACAAAGAGTAAAACGTGCCCCACCGCCTATAACATCTGATGCGTCGGGAAGTGTTGCAGAGAGGATGGGTATACAGGACCCGCTGTTCTCAGAACAATGGCATCTAGTCAATAACGAACAGCCGGAACATATGATGAACGTGACGGCTGTGTGGGACTCGGGCATTACTGGGAAGGGCGTCATAACTTCTTTTGTAGACGATGGGTTGGATTATACCAATATCGACCTAAAGGAAAATTTC GATGCGGTTAATTCTCATGATTTCAATGACCATACCGACCTACCAACCCCGAAGCTCTTTGATGACCACCATGGCACCCGTTGTGCTGGTCAAGTTGCTGCTGGAAAGAACACCGCGTGCGGTATCGGTATTGCTTACGAGTCGAAAGTTGCTGGAGTTCGCATTCTTTCTGGACCGATTTCTGACGTCGACGAGGCTGCTGCCTTGAATTTCGGGTTTCAAAACGTTTCCATCTATAGCTGCAGTTGGGGACCTCCAGACAATGGGCAAGCAATGGAAGGACCTTCTCAACTCATTAAGAAAGCCGTTCTGAATGGGATTAATAATGGTCGAGGTGGAAAGGGCTCCATATTCGTGTTTGCCAGCGGAAATGGTGCTGCAAGAGGGGACCAATGTAACTTTGACGGCTACACCAACAGTATCTATTCGGTTACCATATCTGCTGTGGACTATAAAGGCTTACATCCATATTATTCCGAGGCGTGTGCTGCGAACATGGTCGTCGCATATAGCTCCGGTAGTGGTAAACACATC GTCACGAGTGATCGGGGCGAAAACGCCTGCGCCAGGAACCATGGAGGAACTTCGGCAGCTGCCCCTAATGCCGCTGGTGTGATCGCGCTAGCGATGGAAGTCAG ACCGGACCTAACGTGGCGTGATATCCAACATCTTTGCGTCAGAACTGCCCGCATGATCAACCACAACGATCCTGACTGGGAAAAAACTGCACAAGGCCGCCTTTATAGCTATAAGTACGGTTTTGGAGCGTTGGATGCAGGGCTATTCGTTCCGACAGCGAAGGAGTGGAAGAATGTCAAACCACAGGTCTGGTTGAAAACGCCAACGGTAGTGTTGGGAAACGGGAAGATGACGGAGGAACAGCAATATAGCGGAGGCGTCTTCATCACTCAGCTGAAGAATCCGCAAGGGGAAGGCGAGCGATCGGATCCAAATGCAGGGGTTAAAAGCACCATTACTATCACACAGGAAATGCTTGATGCCGCTAATTTCGAGAAATTGGAACATATACAGGTGAAAGTATGGATATCTCATGCACGAAGAGGGGATGTAGAAGTAGAGATTGTCAGTCCTGCAGGTGTCAAAAGTGTTCTTGGTGGGAGAAGGCCGGACGATGCAGATGGCAGTGGTTATCCAGGTTGGACTTTCATGTCTGTTAAGCACTG GGACGAAAATCCTGCGGGTAACTGGACGATTCATGTAACAGATCAAAATATTCCTGGGCGTAACGGTACTTTCCTTGGTTGGAACATGATGTTTTGGGGGTCTGCTCTCGATCCTGCGAAATCTGTATTGTATGAACTCCCGGAGGAGGATACCATCTTTCCACCGCATGACGACCCCCCTCTTGTGGTTGGTGGTGCTTCAACGACTCGTTTCCCTACCAAACCAACCGCACACCTTCCTGGCGATCATGGTCAGGCAGAAGGAGAAAATACAAAACCTGCTTTCCCTAATGATGCTGCTGCACCCACAAGTACCCCGACCGCAGACGAAGGATGGTTCCCTGATATGAACAAGTTGGGTAATAGTCAGAAATGGTTCTTTGGTGGGATCGCAGTTGTCGCCGTGTTTGGCATAGGTGTTGGACTGTTCTTCTGGAGGAGACGCACAATGAACCAGAAACGAAAGCAACAGTACGAAAGCCTTGCCGGAGAGGAAATTGTGGGCATGAGCTCCATGGGTAACAGTGGTGTGACTGGAAGAGATCATGCAACCGGCGGTCGTGCTGGAAGAGGCAGAGGCACCACCAGGGAGTTATACGATGCGTTCGGGGAGGTttccgatgatgatgacgatgccGACGAAGCAACGAGGCTACAACCTGACAGGACGACGGGGGTTGCCTCAAGCGGTCTAGGATTCCATTCAGGATTTTtggatgacgaggatgaaccaTCTTCTCGTGGTGGTTACCGAGACGAGCCCGGGCCCGAGTTGGGTATACGTCAAGAACACTAG